From one Enterococcus sp. DIV2402 genomic stretch:
- a CDS encoding ABC transporter ATP-binding protein: MKSFASLKRLGYYIKPYKISFILVLFFTVATVGFNAAMPYVTGLPMTEIARNIANGDSLNFDYIWKTLVWLILVGIGYTISQLLAGVLITNVVQSSMKDLRRDIDEKINRLPVSYFDTHKQGDVLSRVTNDVDAVSGAMQQALIGMVNAILSIIMAVIMMFYINTYMALLAMVMIPASLFISRYIVSKSQNYFNNMQNALGNMNGYVQENMTGFSVLKVYGREEETLEGFKKVNHELKKYGFKASFISGLMMPLVQLTAYLTYIVIAVLGSFYVMGGVIVVGQLQAFIQYIWQISQPMGNITQLSALLQSASAASTRVFEILDESEEPINATDIPLPEKIEGNVTFEHVSFAYTPKKPLIEDLNFSVKAGQTVAVVGPTGAGKTTLINLLMRFYDVNAGAIKIDGIDTKKMSRSDVRSLFGMVLQDAWLYEGTISDNIRFGKLDATDYEVVDAAKTANVDHFIRTMPEGYDMIINAEGDNISLGQKQLMTIARAVISDPKILILDEATSSVDTRLEALIQKAMDKVMEGRTSFVIAHRLSTIRDADLILVMDQGSIIEQGNHETLLAQGGFYANLYNSQFSEEAE; this comes from the coding sequence ATGAAATCTTTTGCTTCCTTGAAACGTTTAGGTTACTATATCAAACCATATAAAATTAGTTTTATTCTAGTCTTATTTTTTACCGTAGCAACAGTTGGTTTTAATGCAGCGATGCCTTATGTAACTGGTTTACCGATGACAGAAATTGCTCGAAACATTGCGAATGGTGACTCATTAAACTTCGATTATATTTGGAAGACGTTAGTTTGGTTGATTTTAGTCGGAATTGGTTATACGATTTCGCAATTATTGGCCGGAGTGTTGATTACCAATGTAGTACAATCTTCTATGAAGGATTTACGTCGGGATATTGATGAAAAAATTAATCGATTACCTGTTTCGTATTTTGATACTCACAAACAAGGCGATGTATTGTCGCGTGTAACAAATGATGTCGATGCGGTTAGTGGTGCGATGCAACAAGCCTTAATTGGTATGGTTAATGCTATTTTAAGTATTATCATGGCAGTCATCATGATGTTTTATATCAATACGTATATGGCATTGTTGGCGATGGTTATGATCCCAGCTTCGTTGTTCATTTCTCGTTACATCGTGTCAAAATCACAAAATTATTTCAATAATATGCAAAATGCGTTAGGCAATATGAACGGTTATGTGCAAGAAAATATGACAGGCTTTAGCGTATTGAAAGTCTATGGACGTGAAGAAGAAACGCTAGAAGGCTTTAAAAAAGTCAATCATGAATTGAAAAAATATGGATTTAAAGCGTCCTTTATTTCTGGTCTAATGATGCCTTTAGTTCAATTAACAGCCTATTTGACCTATATTGTTATTGCAGTCTTGGGAAGTTTTTACGTGATGGGCGGCGTGATTGTTGTTGGGCAATTGCAAGCGTTCATTCAATACATTTGGCAAATTAGTCAACCAATGGGGAACATTACTCAATTGTCAGCATTGTTACAAAGTGCTTCAGCAGCCTCAACTCGTGTCTTTGAAATTTTGGATGAGTCTGAAGAACCAATCAATGCGACAGATATTCCACTTCCTGAAAAAATTGAAGGGAATGTTACCTTTGAACATGTGAGTTTCGCTTATACACCGAAAAAACCATTGATTGAAGACTTGAATTTTTCAGTGAAAGCTGGACAAACGGTGGCTGTTGTTGGACCTACAGGAGCGGGGAAAACTACACTAATCAATTTATTGATGCGCTTTTATGATGTGAATGCTGGTGCGATTAAAATTGATGGAATTGACACGAAAAAAATGTCTCGCAGTGATGTTCGCTCCCTTTTTGGGATGGTATTACAAGATGCCTGGTTATATGAAGGAACTATTTCTGATAATATTCGTTTTGGGAAATTAGATGCAACGGATTATGAAGTAGTCGATGCGGCTAAAACAGCGAATGTCGATCATTTTATCCGTACAATGCCTGAAGGATATGATATGATTATCAATGCTGAAGGTGATAACATTTCTCTAGGTCAAAAGCAATTAATGACAATTGCTCGGGCGGTTATTTCTGATCCGAAAATTTTAATTTTAGATGAAGCAACTAGTTCCGTTGATACCCGACTGGAAGCCTTAATTCAAAAAGCGATGGATAAGGTAATGGAAGGACGGACAAGTTTCGTTATTGCCCACCGTTTGTCGACAATTCGTGATGCGGATTTAATTTTAGTGATGGATCAAGGTTCGATTATTGAACAAGGAAACCATGAAACTTTATTAGCGCAAGGCGGATTTTACGCAAACCTATACAACAGTCAATTTTCAGAAGAAGCTGAATAA
- the hflX gene encoding GTPase HflX, with product MTTERVILVGVETEENYKNFEESMTELKSLTKTANGEVVFSLTQRRPQVDRQTLVGKGKLEELAQLADAHEADLIIFNHELTPRQSQLIGDAVGVPVIDRVQLILDIFAMRARSKEGKLQVELAQLDYLLPRLVGQGKNMSRLGGGIGTRGPGETKLETDRRHIRNKITIIKRELKEVAAHRERTRQKRKDNQTFQIGLIGYTNAGKSTILNILTSAQTYEQDQLFATLDPLTKKWRLPEGFEVTVTDTVGFIQDLPTQLIDAFHSTLEESQGMDLLLHVVDASADNRQQQEETVLQLMNQLDLGSLPMLTVYNKADKIDDHQFVPTLFPNVLISAKSSKGKEQLIQAIKLAIMESLEPYTLSLQQDEGKLLNRLKRETLLLSSDYEEETQTYLLKGFAQPDSYAIRQMN from the coding sequence ATGACCACAGAACGAGTGATTTTAGTCGGAGTTGAAACGGAAGAAAACTACAAAAATTTTGAAGAATCAATGACGGAATTAAAAAGTCTAACAAAAACAGCTAATGGAGAAGTCGTTTTTTCTTTAACACAACGACGTCCGCAAGTTGATCGTCAAACACTTGTCGGAAAGGGGAAATTGGAGGAGCTAGCTCAACTAGCCGATGCCCATGAAGCAGATTTGATTATCTTTAATCATGAGTTAACGCCACGTCAAAGTCAGTTAATTGGCGATGCAGTAGGCGTTCCTGTAATTGACCGTGTGCAACTAATCTTAGATATTTTTGCAATGCGTGCCCGTTCTAAAGAAGGTAAACTGCAAGTTGAATTGGCGCAATTAGATTATTTATTGCCTCGCCTAGTTGGCCAAGGGAAAAACATGTCACGATTAGGTGGCGGAATTGGTACAAGAGGTCCAGGTGAAACCAAATTAGAAACGGATCGACGACACATTCGTAATAAAATTACGATTATCAAACGCGAATTAAAAGAAGTCGCTGCTCATCGAGAACGGACACGCCAAAAACGAAAAGACAATCAGACGTTTCAAATTGGCTTAATTGGTTATACAAATGCTGGGAAATCGACTATTTTAAATATTTTAACGAGTGCGCAAACCTATGAACAAGATCAATTGTTTGCCACTTTAGATCCATTAACCAAAAAATGGCGATTACCAGAAGGTTTTGAAGTGACTGTAACCGATACAGTTGGTTTCATCCAAGACTTACCTACACAATTAATCGATGCGTTCCATTCAACTTTGGAAGAAAGTCAAGGAATGGATTTGTTGCTTCATGTAGTAGATGCTAGTGCTGATAACCGACAACAGCAAGAAGAGACCGTTTTACAGTTAATGAATCAACTAGACTTAGGGAGTTTGCCCATGTTAACCGTCTATAATAAAGCCGATAAAATTGATGATCATCAATTTGTGCCAACTTTATTTCCTAATGTTTTAATTTCTGCGAAAAGTTCAAAAGGGAAAGAACAGTTGATTCAAGCTATTAAATTAGCCATTATGGAGAGTTTAGAACCATATACGTTATCGTTGCAGCAAGATGAAGGGAAGTTATTAAATCGGTTGAAGCGAGAGACGTTATTACTGTCGTCTGATTATGAAGAAGAGACACAGACATACCTCTTAAAAGGCTTTGCACAGCCTGATTCTTATGCTATTCGTCAGATGAATTAA
- the clpP gene encoding ATP-dependent Clp endopeptidase proteolytic subunit ClpP yields MNLIPTVIEQSSRGERAYDIYSRLLKDRIIMLSGQVTDDLANSIISQLLFLDAQDSEKDIYLYINSPGGSVTAGLAIYDTMNFVKADVQTIVMGMAASMGSFLLTAGTKGKRFALPNAEIMIHQPLGGAQGQATEIEIAARHILKTRERLNKILSERTGQPIEIIEKDTDRDNFMSAEEAKEYGLIDEVMTNR; encoded by the coding sequence ATGAATTTAATCCCAACAGTTATTGAACAATCATCTCGTGGAGAAAGAGCGTATGATATTTACTCTCGTTTATTAAAAGATCGTATTATCATGTTGAGCGGTCAAGTAACCGATGACCTTGCTAACTCAATCATCTCTCAATTATTATTCTTGGATGCGCAAGACTCAGAAAAAGATATTTACTTATACATCAATTCTCCTGGAGGTAGCGTAACAGCTGGTCTAGCAATTTACGATACAATGAACTTTGTTAAAGCAGATGTACAAACAATCGTAATGGGGATGGCTGCGTCAATGGGAAGTTTCTTATTAACAGCAGGTACTAAAGGTAAACGTTTTGCATTACCAAATGCTGAAATTATGATTCACCAACCATTAGGCGGTGCACAAGGACAAGCAACAGAAATCGAAATTGCTGCTCGTCATATCTTAAAAACGCGTGAACGCTTAAATAAAATTTTATCTGAACGCACGGGTCAACCTATTGAAATAATTGAAAAAGATACCGATCGTGATAATTTTATGTCGGCTGAAGAAGCAAAAGAATATGGTTTAATCGACGAAGTAATGACCAATCGTTAA
- the miaA gene encoding tRNA (adenosine(37)-N6)-dimethylallyltransferase MiaA, whose amino-acid sequence MKKVLVIVGPTAVGKTALSIELAKKYNGEIISGDSMQVYRELSIGTAKVTEAEKEGIPHYLIDVREKEEAYSVSEFQKEARIWIEDIHQRGKLPIVVGGTGLYIQALLYDFQLGGKQENDNPAVRLKYEQFAQDYGKEALWQLLQETDPLAAEKIHFNNQRKVIRALEVFETTGESITAPKEEPQRLYDYFLIGLTTDRELLYQRINQRVDLMMANGLPEEATKIKDIPKTQAALGIGYKEFFPYFQGQATLEEVAEEIKLHSRRYAKRQLTWFRNRLAPYWIDLVQYPETLPELEKTIIQWLEVKE is encoded by the coding sequence ATGAAAAAAGTGTTAGTGATTGTAGGGCCGACTGCTGTTGGTAAAACGGCGTTAAGTATTGAATTAGCTAAAAAATACAATGGAGAAATTATTAGTGGGGACTCGATGCAAGTCTATCGAGAACTGTCTATCGGAACAGCTAAAGTAACTGAAGCCGAAAAAGAAGGAATTCCTCATTATTTAATTGATGTTCGTGAGAAAGAAGAGGCTTATTCCGTCTCGGAATTTCAAAAAGAAGCACGTATTTGGATTGAAGATATTCATCAACGAGGCAAGTTGCCCATTGTTGTTGGCGGAACGGGGTTATATATTCAAGCCTTGCTTTATGATTTTCAATTAGGTGGCAAACAAGAGAACGATAATCCGGCTGTTCGTTTGAAATACGAACAATTTGCACAGGATTATGGAAAAGAAGCCTTATGGCAGTTATTACAAGAAACTGATCCTTTAGCAGCCGAAAAAATTCATTTTAATAATCAGCGTAAAGTGATTCGAGCGTTGGAAGTTTTTGAAACAACAGGTGAGAGTATCACTGCGCCTAAAGAAGAACCCCAACGTTTATATGATTATTTTTTAATTGGTCTGACAACTGATCGTGAATTATTATATCAACGTATCAATCAACGTGTGGATCTGATGATGGCCAATGGCTTACCAGAAGAAGCTACAAAAATCAAAGACATTCCAAAAACACAAGCAGCATTAGGAATTGGCTACAAAGAATTTTTCCCTTATTTTCAGGGACAGGCTACGTTAGAAGAAGTCGCAGAAGAGATTAAATTACATTCTCGTCGTTATGCCAAGCGTCAGCTTACTTGGTTTCGTAATCGTTTAGCTCCTTATTGGATTGATTTGGTGCAATATCCAGAGACCTTACCAGAACTAGAAAAAACAATCATACAATGGTTGGAGGTGAAAGAATGA
- a CDS encoding glycoside hydrolase family 73 protein, with translation MKKCVLKLGVVVSVGIGLFWTEGVSPPFAEMQWVSADERDYEYVSVTGNNVILYSDYGKTISSAKVTANQTFHVKESETKGIITYLGLYDEDEFVGYIDASQVTPAVGPEGIEKIVRQYVEVVVNTAIYEDFDWTTTSDTSLLIGKTYKVKSLYHHLNGEIYLSVYDTADNWVGYVEQGATISSTREAFQKDAAVVEEVKEKPITDKTQESATIASNETKDTTQVPETTTTSAETESSETTDSATEDSVTRSPAEDRGTMEEEIASVAKNTDKHFITGTSILPALTSPVKKANNVTVKDDTRRVNATSTSETITWADNASFIKAIAPSAQKLADQYGLYPSVMIAQAALESGFGASKLSKEANNLFGIKFSSGDEGKFEKYDIPSDEFINGVRVTLPASFRKYATISDSLLDNAKLLANGLSWNAKFYQGTWRKNARTYQEATQSLTGKYATDPNYHTKLNQLIATWDLTKYD, from the coding sequence GTGAAAAAATGTGTGTTGAAATTAGGTGTAGTGGTGAGTGTGGGGATTGGTTTATTTTGGACCGAAGGAGTTAGTCCACCTTTTGCAGAAATGCAATGGGTCAGTGCCGATGAGAGGGACTATGAATATGTGAGTGTGACTGGTAATAATGTCATCCTCTATAGTGATTATGGAAAAACAATTAGCTCAGCGAAAGTCACTGCCAATCAAACCTTTCACGTCAAAGAAAGTGAAACAAAAGGCATTATTACGTATTTAGGATTATACGATGAAGATGAATTTGTGGGATATATCGATGCTTCGCAAGTGACACCAGCAGTTGGCCCAGAAGGAATTGAAAAAATTGTTCGCCAATATGTAGAGGTTGTTGTTAACACGGCTATCTATGAAGATTTTGATTGGACGACTACCAGTGATACTAGTCTTTTAATTGGAAAAACGTACAAAGTTAAAAGTTTGTACCATCATTTGAATGGTGAAATCTATTTATCTGTGTACGATACTGCAGATAATTGGGTGGGTTACGTCGAACAAGGAGCAACTATTTCAAGTACTCGAGAAGCTTTCCAAAAAGATGCGGCAGTCGTGGAAGAAGTCAAAGAAAAACCAATAACTGATAAAACGCAGGAAAGTGCAACAATTGCCTCAAATGAAACAAAAGACACCACACAAGTGCCAGAGACCACTACAACAAGTGCAGAAACAGAGAGTTCAGAAACAACCGATTCAGCAACTGAAGATAGTGTTACTCGTTCACCGGCAGAAGATCGAGGAACAATGGAGGAAGAAATTGCTAGTGTCGCTAAAAATACAGACAAACACTTTATTACAGGGACAAGTATTTTACCTGCATTGACATCACCTGTCAAAAAAGCCAATAATGTGACCGTTAAAGATGACACAAGACGCGTCAATGCTACATCAACTTCGGAAACAATTACGTGGGCAGACAATGCTTCGTTTATTAAAGCCATTGCTCCGTCTGCTCAAAAACTAGCCGATCAATATGGCTTATACCCATCAGTTATGATAGCACAAGCAGCTTTAGAATCAGGGTTTGGCGCTAGTAAATTATCAAAAGAGGCTAACAACTTATTTGGAATCAAATTTTCTAGTGGGGATGAAGGAAAGTTCGAGAAATATGATATTCCTTCTGATGAGTTTATTAATGGGGTACGCGTGACTTTGCCAGCATCGTTTAGAAAATACGCAACGATTTCTGATTCACTATTGGATAATGCTAAATTATTAGCCAATGGCTTAAGTTGGAATGCTAAATTTTATCAAGGAACATGGCGGAAAAATGCTCGTACGTATCAAGAAGCTACCCAGTCCTTAACTGGAAAATATGCAACGGATCCAAACTATCATACGAAATTAAACCAGCTAATTGCGACATGGGATTTAACAAAATACGATTAA
- a CDS encoding glycerophosphodiester phosphodiesterase: MQIFAHRGSSGTRPENTLPAFAEAVRIGTDGIELDVQLTKDQQLIVMHDETVDRTTDGKGAIIDKTLAEIKKLNAGSWFNDHYSSTKVPTLKEVVDLLVARNYRGILGIELKTDKEAYPGIEDKVSELMTSQQWPFTYWYSSFNVSTLERIHVLEPTTRIDFIMDKSDSTPITLERPFIQGIHPNIEWVWSHDTEIPEFSLAVRPWTVNTEEEIKRCMDCQVTGIFTDFPEMAMAVKRSYRGKK, encoded by the coding sequence ATGCAAATTTTTGCCCATCGTGGAAGCAGTGGCACACGACCTGAAAATACGTTGCCAGCCTTTGCTGAAGCCGTACGCATTGGTACTGATGGCATTGAATTAGATGTGCAATTAACAAAAGATCAACAACTGATTGTCATGCACGATGAGACAGTCGATCGTACCACTGATGGAAAAGGTGCAATTATTGATAAAACATTAGCAGAGATCAAAAAACTAAATGCCGGTAGTTGGTTTAATGATCACTATTCTTCAACAAAAGTACCGACATTAAAAGAAGTTGTCGATTTATTGGTTGCGCGCAATTACCGAGGAATCTTAGGAATTGAATTAAAAACGGATAAAGAAGCGTATCCAGGAATCGAAGACAAAGTATCTGAGCTAATGACGAGTCAACAGTGGCCATTCACTTATTGGTATAGCAGTTTCAACGTAAGTACCTTAGAGAGAATTCATGTACTGGAACCGACTACACGAATTGATTTTATTATGGATAAATCAGATAGTACGCCAATAACATTGGAGCGACCATTTATTCAAGGCATCCATCCTAATATTGAATGGGTATGGTCACATGATACAGAAATTCCAGAGTTTTCATTAGCCGTTCGACCGTGGACCGTAAATACAGAAGAAGAAATAAAACGTTGCATGGATTGCCAAGTAACAGGAATTTTTACCGATTTTCCTGAAATGGCAATGGCTGTGAAGCGCAGTTATCGGGGAAAAAAATGA
- a CDS encoding MerR family transcriptional regulator, whose protein sequence is MREKELRRSMSVFPIGTVMKLTDLTARQIRYYEEQNLIHPERSEGNRRMYSLNDIDILLEIKDYLSDGLNMAGIKRVYEMKKAEEQAARDKQPLTDKDVRRIFYDEILSQGGLNHSQHFPNGPHL, encoded by the coding sequence ATGCGAGAAAAAGAACTTCGACGTTCCATGTCAGTTTTTCCAATTGGTACAGTTATGAAACTAACTGATTTGACCGCACGCCAAATTCGTTACTATGAAGAACAAAATTTAATTCATCCAGAACGAAGCGAAGGCAATCGCCGAATGTATTCGTTAAATGATATTGATATTTTGTTAGAAATTAAAGATTATCTCTCTGACGGATTGAATATGGCTGGAATCAAACGAGTTTATGAAATGAAAAAAGCAGAAGAACAAGCAGCTCGAGATAAACAACCGCTGACAGATAAAGATGTTCGCCGTATTTTTTATGATGAGATATTATCTCAAGGTGGATTAAATCATTCACAACATTTTCCGAATGGACCACATTTATAA
- the glnA gene encoding type I glutamate--ammonia ligase gives MPRVEYTSEQIKQIAQEENVRFLRLMFTDIMGTIKNVEVPISQLDKVLDNKMMFDGSSIEGFVRIEESDMYLYPDVTTWMIFPWETDHGKVARLICDVYNPDGTPFAGDPRGNLKRSLKHMHDLGFTSFNLGPEPEFFLFKLDENGEITTDLNDKGGYFDFAPTDMGENCRRDIVLELERMGFEVEASHHETAPGQHEIDFKYAEVIEACDNIQTFKLVVKTIARKHGLHATFMPKPLFGIAGSGMHCNMSLFKGDENVFYDKDGELELSETAYQFLAGLVDHARAYTAVCNPTVNSYKRLIPGFEAPVYVAWSGHNRSPLIRVPESRGLSTRLELRSVDPSANPYLAMAVLLEAGLDGIRRGLTPPAAVDRNIYVMTEEEREAAQIYDLPSTLHNALKQLRKDPTIVGALGEHIYGNFVEAKRMEWAAYRQSVSEWEREQYLELY, from the coding sequence ATGCCAAGAGTGGAATACACTTCAGAACAAATTAAACAAATTGCACAAGAAGAAAATGTACGCTTTTTACGTTTGATGTTTACAGATATCATGGGAACAATCAAAAACGTAGAAGTTCCAATTAGCCAGTTAGACAAAGTTTTAGACAATAAAATGATGTTTGATGGTTCTTCAATCGAAGGATTTGTCCGTATTGAAGAAAGTGATATGTACTTATATCCAGACGTAACGACATGGATGATCTTCCCTTGGGAAACAGACCATGGAAAAGTTGCACGTTTAATTTGTGATGTCTACAATCCAGATGGTACTCCATTTGCAGGCGATCCACGTGGAAATTTGAAACGTTCATTAAAACATATGCACGACTTAGGTTTTACTTCATTTAACTTAGGTCCAGAACCAGAATTCTTCTTATTCAAACTGGATGAAAATGGTGAAATCACAACAGACTTAAATGACAAAGGTGGTTACTTTGACTTCGCTCCAACTGATATGGGTGAGAACTGTCGTCGTGATATCGTATTAGAATTAGAAAGAATGGGCTTTGAAGTAGAAGCGTCTCACCATGAGACAGCTCCTGGTCAACATGAAATTGATTTCAAATACGCTGAAGTTATTGAAGCGTGTGACAATATTCAAACGTTTAAACTAGTTGTAAAAACAATTGCTAGAAAGCATGGTTTACACGCAACGTTCATGCCAAAACCGTTATTTGGTATCGCTGGTTCAGGAATGCACTGTAACATGTCTTTATTTAAAGGTGATGAAAATGTCTTCTATGATAAAGATGGCGAGTTAGAATTGAGTGAAACTGCCTATCAATTTTTAGCAGGTTTAGTTGACCATGCACGTGCTTATACAGCTGTATGTAATCCAACAGTGAACTCTTACAAACGATTAATTCCAGGATTTGAAGCACCTGTATATGTTGCATGGTCTGGACACAACCGTTCCCCATTAATCCGTGTACCAGAATCTCGTGGGTTATCTACGCGTTTAGAATTACGTTCTGTAGATCCATCAGCTAATCCGTATTTAGCAATGGCTGTTTTATTAGAAGCTGGCTTAGATGGCATCCGTCGTGGTTTAACACCACCAGCAGCAGTTGACCGCAACATTTATGTAATGACAGAAGAAGAACGTGAAGCAGCGCAAATTTATGATTTGCCTTCAACACTTCACAATGCGTTAAAACAATTACGCAAAGACCCAACGATTGTGGGCGCATTAGGTGAACATATTTATGGAAACTTTGTAGAAGCGAAACGCATGGAATGGGCAGCGTATCGTCAATCAGTTTCTGAATGGGAAAGAGAACAATATTTAGAGCTTTATTAA
- a CDS encoding ABC transporter ATP-binding protein: MKLMLRYTMKNKKLLIMNFICVFGFILIELGLPTLLARMIDIGIVNNDADYVKRIGFAMIGIVIVGIIMNILLGYFTTRITTNMTADIRDDLFKKIQTYSHNEYEQVGVSSLITRVTNDAYQIMLFMQNILRIGFMAPMMFGMSLYMVLRTSRSLGWYVLGALPFLLIGVVLIARISEPLSTKQQKNLDRINGILRENLSGLRVIRAFVNEKFEERRFEKVNEAYTSSSKSLFRLMAVAQPAFFFLFNIVMVLIIWSGSLQIEAGQLQVGDLIAFIEYIFHALFSFMLFATVFMMYPRAAVSANRIQEAFDIEPIIKEETEGVKETATKGYIEFKNVTFAYPGPSQTPVIRNINFTAEPGETVAFIGSTGSGKSTLIQLIPRFYDVSQGQVLIDGVDVRNYNLATLRQKIGYIPQRALLFSGTIADNLRYGKADATVEEMDRAVEIAQATEFISRLSEGYDTPIAEGGSNFSGGQKQRLAIARAIIRRPEIFIFDDSFSALDYATDAKLRERLRRETTKSTTLIVAQRVGTIMHADKIIVLNEGDVVGIGTHKELLENCSIYYDIAASQLSEEELAK; encoded by the coding sequence TTGAAGCTAATGTTACGTTACACGATGAAAAATAAAAAGCTACTTATCATGAATTTCATCTGTGTCTTTGGATTTATTTTAATAGAGCTTGGTCTGCCAACACTTTTAGCACGTATGATTGATATCGGAATTGTCAATAACGATGCTGATTATGTAAAAAGAATCGGGTTTGCGATGATTGGGATTGTTATTGTCGGAATCATTATGAATATTTTATTAGGATACTTTACCACTCGTATCACGACAAATATGACAGCTGATATCCGTGACGATTTATTTAAAAAAATTCAAACGTATTCGCATAACGAATATGAGCAAGTGGGTGTGTCGTCATTAATTACTCGGGTAACCAATGATGCGTATCAAATTATGTTGTTTATGCAAAATATTTTGCGTATTGGTTTTATGGCACCCATGATGTTTGGGATGAGCTTGTATATGGTTTTACGTACCAGTCGCAGCTTAGGATGGTATGTGTTAGGGGCATTACCATTTCTGTTAATTGGTGTGGTGCTGATCGCACGTATCTCTGAACCCTTATCTACAAAGCAACAAAAAAATCTGGATCGGATTAATGGCATTTTACGAGAAAATCTATCTGGGTTACGGGTTATTCGTGCGTTTGTCAATGAGAAATTTGAAGAAAGACGCTTTGAAAAAGTGAACGAAGCCTATACATCAAGTTCTAAAAGCTTGTTTCGTTTAATGGCGGTCGCTCAACCAGCATTTTTCTTTTTGTTTAATATCGTGATGGTATTAATTATTTGGAGCGGTAGTTTACAAATCGAAGCGGGGCAATTGCAAGTGGGAGATTTGATTGCCTTTATTGAATATATTTTCCATGCGTTATTCTCCTTTATGTTATTTGCAACAGTGTTTATGATGTACCCACGAGCAGCCGTTTCTGCCAATCGTATTCAAGAAGCCTTTGATATTGAACCGATTATCAAAGAAGAAACAGAGGGTGTGAAAGAGACGGCAACCAAAGGCTACATTGAATTTAAAAATGTCACCTTTGCATATCCTGGACCCTCACAAACACCAGTTATTCGTAATATCAATTTTACGGCAGAACCAGGTGAGACAGTAGCTTTTATCGGAAGTACCGGGAGTGGGAAATCTACATTGATTCAGTTGATTCCGCGTTTTTATGATGTGAGTCAAGGACAAGTCTTAATTGATGGTGTAGATGTTCGTAACTATAATTTAGCTACTTTGCGTCAAAAAATTGGTTACATTCCTCAAAGGGCCTTACTGTTTTCTGGAACAATTGCTGACAATTTACGATATGGTAAAGCAGATGCAACAGTGGAAGAAATGGATCGAGCCGTTGAAATTGCGCAAGCGACAGAATTCATTTCCCGTTTGTCAGAAGGTTATGACACACCAATTGCTGAAGGCGGTTCTAATTTTTCTGGTGGACAAAAACAACGTCTGGCAATTGCTCGTGCGATTATTCGCCGTCCGGAAATTTTTATTTTTGATGACAGTTTTTCTGCGTTAGACTATGCCACAGATGCTAAATTACGTGAACGTCTACGCCGAGAAACTACAAAATCAACAACTTTAATTGTGGCGCAACGTGTGGGAACAATTATGCATGCAGACAAAATCATTGTTTTAAATGAAGGGGATGTTGTTGGCATAGGTACACATAAAGAATTATTGGAAAACTGTTCGATTTATTACGATATTGCAGCTTCACAACTATCAGAGGAGGAATTAGCCAAATGA